A portion of the Maylandia zebra isolate NMK-2024a linkage group LG9, Mzebra_GT3a, whole genome shotgun sequence genome contains these proteins:
- the zgc:56231 gene encoding kinesin-like protein KIF20A: MSKVSEMIQENSVCMQSVDMDLTCLPPGNTSLQQTDAPSAAEQQTMSVYLRVRPFSKEELSNNEDQACVVIENSQTVTLNAPKGSATIKSREKGIGMSLHKFYFSQIFGPDTTQAELFENTVKSQMSDFLDGKNALIFSYGVTNAGKTFTIQGSPKEPGILPRVLESTFQYIGEHQYPGMDLKPYLRNGVQSLDFHQVKQERITKAAIFASFKEECDSLRGSGCLESCLRSRLSSSSAFSTQTVLTSNSQFALWVAFFEIYNEYVYDLLQPSLCSKSKKRACLRVCDDGAGNAYVKDLIWINIHNLGEASKLLHFGNKNRSAAATKMNHSSSRSHSIFTMKLLRINGGTAERVSEFSLCDLAGSERCNKTKTFGERLKEAGNINNSLLILGKCITALRNSGPDRTRSIPFRESKLTKLFQAFFCGKGRPSMIVNINQCASTYDETLHVMKFSAVAKQVVQVIPDKALESLAPRLVGHDGKPLLSNGVFDSNVLESCLSEDELLDEEEEADMSLLPQSELLNVVENLRTKLLAERRKNLLQEIEIRKEMGDAMLQQLMESEELRNRQIEELKESYRDKLENTFEMYKDAIKEHAYHSAMTNLEDNYVPLDEFTAEQEKVEALRRKVSELEALTSRTGVVPAAPTVDQSSQTEPLSIWAGEAGDDRYRCLHREKCAIERMCEDKQQLILSLEKRLMELNETLQKVRDGFMEKSADLEALQRTADDQKKSMEEILQQNVEKDKEIVSLKAEVAKLSQKSPVQAKTKRGLLANIREAVTSPRKGTSARTLRKTGKTVHH, encoded by the exons ATGAGTAAAGTTAGTGAAATGATTCAGGAAAACAGTGTTTGTATGCAGTCTGTTGACATGGACTTGACTTGTCTTCCTCCCGGCAACACGTCCCTGCAACAG aCTGATGCACCCAGTGCAGCTGAACAGCAGACAATGAGCGTTTATCTCAGAGTGAGGCCTTTCTCTAAAGAGGAGCTCTCTAACAATGAGGATCAG GCTTGTGTTGTGATTGAAAACAGCCAGACGGTGACACTGAATGCACCAAAAGGTTCTGCCACCATCAAGAGCCGTGAGAAAGGAATTGGCATGTCACTCCacaaattttatttttcacag ATTTTTGGGCCTGACACAACACAGGCTGAGCTGTTTGAGAACACAGTCAAAAGCCAAATGAGTGATTTCTTGGATGGGAAGAACGCACTGATATTCAGCTATGGTGTAACCAATGCTGGGAAAACCTTCACAATCCAAG GATCTCCAAAAGAGCCAGGGATACTGCCTCGAGTGCTGGAAAGCACTTTTCAGTACATTGGAGAACATCAGTATCCGGGAATGGACCTGAAGCCCTACCTCAGGAATGGTGTGCAGTCTCTGGATTTTCACCAAGTAAAGCAGGAAAGAATCACTAAAGCTGCCATTTTTGCTTCATTTAAAGAA GAGTGTGATTCTCTCAGAGGCAGTGGTTGTCTAGAGTCTTGTTTGCGCAGCCGTCTTTCATCCTCTTCTGCATTTTCAACTCAAACGG TGCTGACCAGCAACAGCCAGTTTGCCTTATGGGTGGCTTTCTTTGAAATCTACAATGAGTATGTGTACGATCTTCTCCAGCCATCTTTGTGCTCCAAATCCAAGAAACGTGCCTGTCTCCGTGTATGCGATGATGGTGCTGGAAATGCTTATGTTAAAG ACCTCATTTGGATCAACATTCATAACCTGGGTGAAGCCTCCAAGCTGCTACACTTtgggaataaaaacagaagtgcTGCAGCCACAAAGATGAACCACTCATCTAGCCGAAG CCACAGCATATTTACAATGAAGTTACTGAGGATCAATGGAGGGACAGCTGAAAGGGTCTCTGA GTTCTCTCTCTGTGATCTGGCCGGCTCAGAAAGatgcaacaaaacaaagacttttGGAGAGAGGCTTAAGGAGGCGGGTAACATTAATAATTCCCTGCTTATTTTGGGGAAGTGTATCACTGCGCTCCGCAACAGTGGGCCTGACAG AACGAGGAGCATCCCCTTCCGAGAAAGCAAGCTCACCAAGCTGTTCCAGGCTTTCTTCTGCGGGAAGGGAAGACCCTCCATGATTGTCAACATTAACCAGTGTGCTTCCACCTATGACGAGACTCTCCATGTCATGAAGTTCTCAGCTGTTGCCAAACAG GTGGTGCAGGTGATCCCAGATAAGGCTCTAGAATCTCTGGCTCCTCGTCTCGTAGGTCATGATGGCAAGCCCCTGCTGAGCAACGGGGTGTTTGACAGCAACGTCCTGGAGAGTTGCCTGTCTGAAGATGAGCTGCttgatgaagaagaggaggctGACATGTCTTTGTTGCCAcagagt gaACTTTTGAATGTGGTTGAGAACTTAAGAACAAAGCTACTGGCTGAGCGAAGAAAAAACCTGCTGCAAGAAATCGAAATTCGCAAAGAAATGGGAGACGCCATGTTGCAGCAGCTGATGGAAAGTGAAGAACTCCGCAA TCGTCAGATCGAAGAGCTGAAGGAGAGCTACCGGGATAAACTGGAAAACACATTTGAGATGTACAAGGATGCTATTAAAGAACATGCTTATCACAGCGCTATGACCAATCTGGAGGATAACTATGTACCGCTCGATGAGTTCACTGCAGAACAGGAGAAAGTGGAA GCCCTCAGGCGTAAAGTGTCAGAGTTGGAGGCCTTGACTTCGAGGACCGGTGTAGTTCCTGCTGCTCCAACCGTGGATCAATCGAGCCAGACTGAACCACTGAGTATATGGGCAGGAGAAGCAG GAGATGATCGATACAGGTGCCTACACAGAGAGAAATGTGCCATAGAGCGGATGTGTGAGGATAAACAACAG CTAATTTTGTCGCTGGAGAAAAGGCTGATGGAGCTTAATGAAACGCTACAGAAGGTCAGAGATGGTTTTATGGAGAAATCAGCTGATCTTGAGGCTCTGCAGAGGACTGCTGATGATCAG aaaaaatccaTGGAAGAGATCCTACagcaaaatgtggaaaaagacAAGGAGATTGTCTCGCTGAAGGCAGAAGTTGCCAAGCTCTCCCAGAAGTCCCCTGTGCAAGCAAAGACTAAGCGAGGCCTTCTCGCCAACATCAGGGAGGCTGTCACATCACCACGGAAGGGAACGTCTGCCCGAACACTGAGGAAAACGGGCAAGACTGTACACCATTGA